Proteins from a single region of Candidatus Scalindua sp.:
- a CDS encoding four helix bundle protein: MMEKMCETKFSFEDLDVWQKSIDFAVSVIGIADTMNSDRNHYRLIEQLESSATSISANIAEGKGRNSKKEFIQYLYIARGALFETITFLTIFYKKNWISNSKLNDLRIVGDTIGKQLSSLINSIKKTITK; encoded by the coding sequence ATGATGGAGAAAATGTGTGAAACAAAGTTTAGTTTTGAAGATTTAGATGTCTGGCAAAAATCTATAGATTTTGCAGTGAGTGTTATTGGCATTGCAGATACAATGAATTCTGATCGCAATCATTATAGATTGATAGAACAATTAGAATCATCCGCAACATCAATTTCAGCAAATATAGCTGAAGGGAAAGGACGTAATTCCAAAAAAGAATTCATCCAATATCTATATATTGCACGTGGCGCACTATTTGAAACAATTACTTTTTTAACTATATTTTACAAAAAGAATTGGATATCCAATTCAAAGCTTAATGATTTACGAATAGTAGGAGATACAATAGGTAAACAACTTTCAAGTCTCATAAATTCAATAAAGAAAACAATTACGAAATAA